One genomic segment of Streptococcus salivarius includes these proteins:
- a CDS encoding DUF3021 domain-containing protein: MKKQLFKSGTKGILIGLVVSMIMSLIWAPSYMPLNPHSAIGQWMTSHQVHGSLVLAYCLITWFAIGILFEVASYIFRKAEWSLLRATLTHYALTCLGFIPLATLSGWFPLRLTFYLELVIEFSLIYLLVWVFSYWKMKKDIEQLNKELKHL; the protein is encoded by the coding sequence ATGAAAAAGCAACTTTTTAAATCAGGCACAAAGGGCATCCTTATCGGACTTGTCGTATCCATGATTATGTCTCTTATCTGGGCACCAAGCTACATGCCACTAAATCCTCACTCAGCCATTGGACAATGGATGACGTCACATCAGGTTCACGGATCTTTGGTATTGGCCTACTGCCTCATCACTTGGTTTGCTATCGGTATCCTCTTTGAAGTCGCTAGTTATATTTTCCGTAAGGCTGAGTGGAGTTTACTTCGTGCAACCCTCACTCACTACGCCTTGACCTGTCTAGGTTTCATTCCACTAGCTACCCTCAGCGGATGGTTCCCTCTACGTTTAACTTTCTACTTGGAGCTAGTCATTGAATTCAGCCTTATCTATCTCCTCGTTTGGGTCTTCTCTTATTGGAAAATGAAAAAGGATATTGAACAACTCAACAAAGAATTGAAACACCTATAA
- a CDS encoding LytTR family DNA-binding domain-containing protein: MKIKVQIDSVFQEEMLQIQAPSRTPKIQQVVEFVESLDDNQRLKGKKDGETYFIESNAISRIYIENRQVLAETIQGEYHLGLRLYQVLEKLPSYFIKISQSEIVNLKEIERFNITPNGLVEIHLKNKETTYSSRRYLKAIKEKLQ, translated from the coding sequence ATGAAAATAAAAGTTCAGATTGACTCGGTATTTCAAGAAGAAATGTTGCAGATTCAGGCACCTAGTCGGACGCCCAAGATTCAGCAAGTGGTCGAGTTTGTCGAATCTTTGGATGATAACCAACGACTCAAAGGAAAAAAAGATGGCGAAACTTATTTCATCGAGTCTAATGCTATTTCCAGAATCTACATCGAAAATCGTCAAGTTCTAGCTGAAACTATTCAAGGAGAGTACCACTTAGGCTTACGTCTCTATCAAGTTTTAGAAAAACTGCCATCTTACTTTATCAAAATCTCACAATCAGAGATTGTCAACCTCAAAGAAATTGAACGCTTCAACATTACCCCTAACGGCCTCGTTGAAATTCACCTTAAAAACAAGGAAACCACCTACTCATCACGCCGTTACCTCAAAGCAATAAAGGAGAAATTACAATGA
- the mutL gene encoding DNA mismatch repair endonuclease MutL, with protein MPKIIELPEVLANQIAAGEVVERPASVVKELVENAIDAGSTQITIEVEESGLSKIQITDNGEGMAQADVAMSLRRHATSKIKNQGDLFRIRTLGFRGEALPSIASISHLTIVTAADGEAYGTKLVAKGGEIESQDPISTPVGTKITVENLFYNTPARLKYMKSLQAELAHIVDVVNRLSLAHPEVAFTLLNDGRQLTQTSGTGDLRQAIAGIYGLTTAKKMVEISNSDLDFEVSGYVSLPELTRANRNYITILINGRYIKNFLLNRAIFDGYGSKLMVGRFPIAVIDIQIDPYLADVNVHPTKQEVRISKEKELMALISSAIAQSLREQDLIPDALENLAKSSTRGAAKPVQTSLPLKQTNLYYDSSRNDFFVKPETVQEDIKPLVSESESPVSSVENKPQPSVKQAQRSVDEGDSEHEKLDYKNKSKMKRMLENLDNEETSTFPELEFFGQMHGTYLFAQGQGGLYIIDQHAAQERVKYEYYREKIGEVDSSLQQLLVPYLFEFSGSDYISLQEKMPLLNQVGIYLEPYGNNTFILREHPIWMKEEEIESAVYEMCDMLLLTNEVSVKTYRAELAIMMSCKRSIKANHALDDYSARDLLVQLAQCKNPYNCPHGRPVLVNFTKSDMEKMFRRIQENHTSLRDLGKY; from the coding sequence ATGCCAAAAATCATCGAATTGCCTGAGGTGTTAGCCAACCAGATTGCTGCTGGTGAGGTCGTAGAGCGTCCAGCTAGTGTTGTCAAAGAGTTGGTGGAAAATGCTATTGATGCAGGTAGCACCCAGATTACCATTGAAGTTGAAGAATCAGGTCTCTCAAAAATTCAAATCACAGACAATGGTGAAGGAATGGCTCAAGCTGATGTGGCCATGAGTTTGCGCCGTCATGCAACAAGTAAAATCAAAAATCAAGGAGATCTCTTTCGTATTCGAACCCTTGGTTTTCGAGGTGAGGCCCTACCATCAATAGCTTCTATCAGCCACCTAACTATTGTGACAGCAGCGGATGGAGAAGCCTATGGGACTAAACTGGTTGCTAAAGGTGGAGAAATTGAGAGTCAGGACCCTATTTCAACACCAGTTGGAACAAAGATTACCGTTGAAAACTTATTTTATAATACCCCAGCTCGTCTCAAGTATATGAAGAGTTTACAGGCTGAGTTGGCTCATATTGTCGATGTTGTCAATCGTCTGAGTCTAGCTCATCCCGAGGTTGCCTTTACCCTGCTTAATGATGGTCGTCAGTTGACACAGACATCAGGTACTGGAGACCTCCGTCAAGCCATTGCTGGTATTTATGGTTTGACAACGGCTAAAAAAATGGTGGAGATTTCAAATTCTGACCTTGATTTTGAAGTTTCTGGATATGTTAGTCTCCCTGAGTTGACCCGTGCGAATCGTAACTACATTACGATTCTCATTAACGGACGTTATATTAAAAACTTCCTGCTTAACCGTGCTATTTTTGATGGTTATGGTTCTAAACTCATGGTAGGACGCTTCCCTATTGCGGTTATTGATATTCAGATTGATCCTTATTTGGCTGATGTCAATGTTCACCCAACCAAGCAGGAAGTACGTATTTCTAAAGAAAAAGAGCTCATGGCCCTTATCAGCTCAGCCATTGCTCAAAGCCTTAGAGAGCAGGATTTGATTCCTGATGCCCTTGAAAATCTAGCCAAGTCTAGTACCAGAGGTGCAGCTAAGCCAGTTCAAACCAGTCTTCCACTCAAACAAACCAATCTTTACTATGATAGCAGTCGTAATGATTTCTTTGTCAAACCAGAGACAGTCCAAGAAGATATCAAACCTCTTGTATCAGAGTCAGAGTCTCCAGTTTCATCGGTAGAAAATAAACCGCAACCTTCTGTTAAACAGGCACAACGTTCAGTAGATGAAGGTGATAGCGAACACGAAAAACTTGATTATAAAAACAAGTCGAAAATGAAGCGCATGCTTGAAAATCTGGATAATGAGGAAACATCAACCTTCCCTGAATTAGAGTTTTTTGGTCAAATGCATGGAACCTATCTCTTTGCGCAAGGACAAGGTGGACTTTACATCATTGACCAACATGCTGCTCAAGAACGTGTCAAGTATGAGTACTATCGTGAAAAGATCGGTGAGGTTGACAGCAGTTTACAACAGCTCTTGGTTCCTTATCTCTTTGAATTTTCAGGTTCAGACTACATTAGTTTACAAGAAAAAATGCCCCTTCTGAATCAGGTTGGTATCTATTTAGAGCCTTATGGGAATAATACCTTCATTCTTCGTGAACATCCTATCTGGATGAAGGAAGAAGAGATTGAATCAGCAGTCTATGAAATGTGTGACATGCTTCTTTTGACGAATGAAGTGTCTGTCAAGACCTACCGTGCTGAGTTAGCCATCATGATGAGTTGTAAACGTTCAATCAAGGCCAATCATGCACTTGATGATTACTCTGCGCGTGACCTCCTAGTACAGCTTGCACAGTGTAAAAATCCCTACAATTGCCCTCACGGACGTCCAGTACTTGTCAACTTTACCAAGTCTGATATGGAAAAAATGTTCCGTCGTATCCAAGAAAATCATACCAGTCTACGTGACCTAGGGAAGTATTAA
- the ruvA gene encoding Holliday junction branch migration protein RuvA produces MYDYIKGTLVKITAKYIVIEANGLGYIVTVANPYSFSDQMNQTIQVYLHQVIRDDAHLLFGFHTEDEKEVFLKLISVSGIGPTTALAIVAVDDNQGLVAAVDNSDIKYLMKFPKIGKKTAQQMVLDLAGKFAELPTETTKTTPSQPEGNHQLDEAMEALLALGYKAAELKKIKAFFEGTNETAEQYIKSALKMLMK; encoded by the coding sequence ATGTATGATTACATCAAGGGAACTCTAGTGAAAATTACCGCCAAGTATATTGTTATAGAAGCAAACGGCTTAGGTTATATTGTCACTGTAGCGAATCCATATAGTTTTTCTGACCAAATGAATCAGACTATCCAAGTCTATCTTCATCAGGTTATTAGAGATGATGCCCACCTTCTTTTTGGTTTTCATACTGAAGATGAAAAAGAGGTCTTCCTTAAGCTTATTTCAGTTTCTGGAATAGGTCCGACGACTGCCCTAGCCATTGTTGCTGTAGATGATAATCAAGGCTTGGTTGCTGCTGTTGATAATAGTGACATCAAGTACTTGATGAAGTTTCCAAAGATTGGTAAAAAGACAGCTCAACAAATGGTTCTGGATTTGGCAGGGAAATTTGCAGAGTTACCAACAGAAACAACCAAGACGACACCAAGTCAACCTGAAGGGAATCATCAATTGGATGAGGCTATGGAAGCCTTGCTTGCTCTTGGTTATAAAGCCGCAGAACTTAAGAAAATCAAAGCCTTCTTCGAAGGTACTAATGAAACGGCAGAGCAATACATTAAATCAGCTCTTAAGATGTTGATGAAATGA
- a CDS encoding DNA-3-methyladenine glycosylase I encodes MVNRCRWVPTNNKLYCDYHDKEWGKPIGDDQKLFELLCLESYQSGLSWLTVLNKRQAFNHVFHDYDIERVARFSLSELEDALQNPDIIRHKLKLEATVNNAKQVLKLQDEFGSLSHYFWHYFDGKPLINNVPTYKDVPSSTDLSQQIAKNLKKRGFKFLGPTTIYSFLQAAGFVNDHENNCDFK; translated from the coding sequence ATGGTCAATCGTTGTCGTTGGGTTCCAACAAACAATAAATTATATTGTGATTATCATGATAAGGAGTGGGGAAAGCCTATTGGTGACGACCAAAAACTTTTTGAGCTGCTTTGCTTAGAAAGTTATCAGTCAGGGCTTTCTTGGTTAACCGTTTTAAATAAAAGACAGGCCTTTAATCATGTTTTTCATGATTATGATATTGAGCGTGTTGCCCGGTTTAGTCTAAGTGAACTTGAAGATGCGCTTCAAAATCCAGACATCATTAGGCACAAACTTAAGCTAGAAGCAACCGTAAATAATGCCAAACAAGTACTAAAACTCCAAGATGAATTTGGCTCTCTGTCCCATTATTTTTGGCATTACTTTGATGGAAAGCCCTTGATAAATAATGTACCCACATATAAGGATGTCCCATCATCAACTGACTTATCCCAACAGATTGCCAAAAATCTAAAAAAGAGAGGGTTCAAATTTTTAGGACCGACTACTATATATTCATTTTTACAAGCCGCAGGATTTGTGAATGATCATGAAAACAACTGTGACTTCAAATAA
- a CDS encoding competence/damage-inducible protein A has translation MKAELIAVGTEILTGQITNTNAQFLSEKLAELGIDVYFHTAVGDNESRLLSVLDQASQRSDLVILCGGLGPTEDDLTKQTLAKFLGKELVFDEEASKKLDSFFATRPKHTRTPNNERQAQIVEGAIPLQNPTGLAVGGIITAQGVTYVVLPGPPSELKPMVNQELIPALTENHSSLYSRVLRFFGVGESQLVTVLKDFIVNQTDPTIAPYAKVGEVTLRLSTKASSQEEADQKLDVLEKQIRSTKTLDGKSLSDFIYGYGESNSLAFEAFRLLKHHGKTITAAESLTAGLFQASIADFSGASQVFKGGFVTYSIEEKAKMLDIPLSQLEEHGVVSHFTAEKMAEGARAKTDSDYGVALTGVAGPDSLEGHPAGTVFIGIADRNQVRSIKVVIGGRSRSDVRYISTLYAFNLVRQALLQEDNLI, from the coding sequence ATGAAAGCTGAATTGATTGCAGTAGGAACTGAAATCCTAACCGGGCAAATCACCAATACCAATGCCCAATTTTTATCTGAGAAACTAGCTGAACTAGGAATTGACGTGTACTTTCACACAGCAGTAGGAGACAATGAAAGTCGCCTACTTTCAGTTCTTGATCAAGCCAGTCAGCGTAGTGATTTAGTCATTCTTTGTGGTGGACTTGGCCCTACTGAGGACGACCTAACCAAGCAAACACTGGCTAAATTTTTAGGAAAAGAACTCGTTTTTGATGAGGAGGCTAGTAAAAAACTGGATAGTTTCTTTGCTACTCGTCCTAAACACACACGAACGCCTAATAATGAACGTCAAGCACAAATTGTTGAGGGAGCTATTCCCTTGCAAAACCCGACAGGTCTTGCAGTTGGAGGGATTATTACTGCTCAAGGGGTGACCTATGTAGTCTTACCTGGTCCACCAAGTGAACTCAAACCTATGGTGAATCAAGAACTTATTCCAGCTCTTACTGAGAATCACTCAAGTCTTTATTCGAGAGTCCTAAGATTCTTCGGCGTTGGAGAAAGTCAATTAGTGACTGTTCTTAAGGATTTTATTGTTAACCAAACAGATCCAACCATAGCTCCATACGCTAAAGTGGGGGAAGTAACACTTCGCTTGTCAACGAAGGCTTCTTCGCAAGAAGAAGCAGATCAAAAACTAGATGTTTTAGAAAAACAAATTCGTTCGACTAAAACTCTAGATGGCAAATCCTTATCTGATTTCATTTATGGATATGGAGAGTCTAATAGTTTAGCCTTTGAAGCTTTTCGTTTGCTTAAGCACCATGGCAAGACCATCACTGCAGCTGAAAGCCTAACAGCAGGTTTATTTCAGGCTAGTATTGCTGATTTTTCAGGGGCCTCACAAGTATTTAAAGGTGGATTTGTTACTTATAGCATTGAAGAAAAAGCTAAAATGTTGGATATTCCCTTGTCGCAACTAGAAGAACATGGTGTTGTCAGTCATTTTACTGCAGAAAAAATGGCTGAAGGTGCTCGAGCTAAAACAGATAGCGATTATGGAGTTGCACTTACCGGTGTAGCTGGACCAGATTCATTAGAAGGACACCCAGCAGGTACGGTATTTATTGGTATTGCTGATAGGAATCAAGTAAGGTCAATCAAGGTTGTTATAGGTGGAAGAAGTCGTTCTGATGTTAGATATATTAGTACCCTCTATGCCTTTAACCTAGTTCGCCAAGCTTTATTACAAGAAGACAACTTGATTTAA
- the recA gene encoding recombinase RecA — protein MAKKTKKTEEITKKFGDERRKALDDALKNIEKDFGKGAVMRLGERAEQKVQVMSSGSLALDIALGAGGYPKGRIIEIYGPESSGKTTVALHAVAQTQKEGGIAAFIDAEHALDPAYAAALGVNIDELLLSQPDSGEQGLEIAGKLIDSGAVDLVVVDSVAALVPRAEIDGDIGDSHVGLQARMMSQAMRKLSASINKTKTIAIFINQLREKVGIMFGNPETTPGGRALKFYASVRLDVRGNTQIKGTGDKKDQNVGKETKIKVVKNKVAPPFKEAFVEIMYGEGISQTGELVKIASDLGIIQKAGAWFSYNGEKIGQGSENAKKYLADHPEIFEEIDHKVRVHYGLIEPDEEDIVEEAQVEETSDELVLDLDSTIEIEE, from the coding sequence GTGGCTAAGAAAACAAAGAAAACAGAAGAAATTACAAAGAAATTTGGAGATGAGCGTCGTAAAGCACTTGATGATGCTTTGAAGAATATTGAAAAAGATTTTGGTAAAGGTGCAGTGATGCGTCTTGGTGAGCGTGCAGAGCAGAAAGTTCAAGTTATGAGTTCAGGCTCGCTAGCTTTGGATATTGCTCTTGGTGCAGGTGGTTATCCTAAAGGTCGTATTATTGAAATTTACGGACCAGAATCATCAGGTAAGACAACTGTAGCCCTCCATGCTGTTGCTCAAACACAAAAAGAAGGCGGAATTGCTGCCTTTATCGATGCAGAGCATGCCCTTGACCCTGCTTATGCGGCAGCCCTAGGTGTTAATATTGATGAGCTTCTTTTGTCACAACCTGATTCAGGTGAACAAGGTCTCGAAATTGCCGGTAAGCTGATTGACTCTGGTGCAGTTGATTTGGTTGTTGTTGACTCAGTTGCAGCTTTGGTACCTCGTGCAGAAATTGATGGAGATATTGGTGACAGCCATGTCGGACTTCAAGCGCGTATGATGAGTCAAGCCATGCGTAAGCTTTCTGCTTCTATCAACAAAACAAAAACAATTGCTATCTTCATTAACCAATTGCGTGAAAAAGTTGGTATTATGTTTGGTAATCCAGAAACAACCCCTGGTGGACGTGCTCTAAAATTCTATGCATCAGTACGTCTTGATGTACGTGGAAATACGCAAATCAAAGGGACTGGTGATAAAAAAGACCAAAATGTTGGTAAGGAAACTAAAATTAAGGTTGTTAAAAACAAGGTTGCTCCACCATTTAAAGAAGCCTTTGTTGAAATTATGTATGGTGAAGGGATTTCACAAACAGGTGAGCTTGTAAAAATCGCTAGTGACTTAGGCATTATTCAAAAAGCTGGAGCGTGGTTCTCATACAATGGAGAGAAGATTGGTCAAGGATCTGAAAATGCTAAAAAATATTTGGCAGATCATCCAGAAATTTTTGAAGAAATTGATCATAAAGTACGTGTACACTATGGTTTGATTGAACCAGATGAAGAGGATATTGTTGAAGAAGCACAAGTTGAAGAAACATCTGATGAACTTGTTTTAGACCTAGATTCAACCATTGAAATTGAAGAATAA
- a CDS encoding IS30 family transposase, with amino-acid sequence MSYHHFTIDESESILIYRTQGLNFSQIAKLLHRHPSSISREWKRHLKEGSYSPSHAQESYHMAKSHCGRKRMLEIDHNLSNTVKHLFLNYQWSPEEIEGRLRIEYGKTVISYQTIYRAIYRGHFDDNSLSHGARGVIRKLRHRGKTRHTKGHVENRGKISISHTIHERPEEANNRTRIGDWEADTVAGKTGKACLVTLTDRYSRFLKIKKVAVKKSKLVIEAMVKMLEPLTKYTVTPDRGKEFTYHQKLSDQLNIEVYFPDPHAPWQRGTNENTNGLLREYFPKGSDLTLVDDQTIQLWENKLNNRPRKCLNWKTPYEVFYGESMHLI; translated from the coding sequence ATGAGCTACCATCATTTTACCATAGACGAGAGTGAAAGTATTCTCATTTACCGTACGCAAGGCCTAAATTTTTCTCAAATTGCTAAGTTACTTCATCGTCATCCATCTAGTATTAGTCGTGAGTGGAAGCGGCATCTAAAAGAAGGAAGCTATTCTCCAAGTCATGCACAGGAATCTTACCATATGGCTAAATCACACTGTGGACGAAAACGTATGCTTGAAATAGATCACAATTTAAGCAATACCGTCAAACATCTATTTCTCAATTACCAATGGTCTCCTGAAGAAATAGAAGGTCGGTTGCGAATAGAGTATGGAAAAACTGTTATTAGTTATCAAACAATCTATAGAGCCATTTACAGAGGTCATTTTGATGATAACTCACTATCTCATGGTGCTCGTGGTGTCATTCGTAAACTTCGTCATCGTGGGAAAACACGTCATACTAAAGGTCATGTTGAAAATAGAGGGAAAATATCCATTTCTCATACAATTCACGAAAGACCAGAAGAAGCTAATAATCGAACTAGAATAGGAGATTGGGAAGCCGATACTGTTGCAGGTAAAACTGGAAAAGCTTGTTTAGTGACTCTAACAGACCGTTATTCTCGTTTTCTAAAAATCAAAAAGGTAGCTGTTAAGAAAAGCAAGTTGGTAATAGAAGCTATGGTAAAAATGTTAGAACCCTTGACGAAGTATACAGTAACTCCTGATAGAGGGAAAGAATTCACGTATCATCAGAAATTGAGTGATCAATTGAACATTGAAGTCTATTTTCCTGACCCTCATGCTCCATGGCAACGAGGAACCAATGAGAACACGAATGGATTACTTAGAGAATATTTTCCAAAGGGTAGTGATCTAACATTGGTTGATGATCAGACTATTCAGCTATGGGAGAACAAACTTAATAATAGGCCACGAAAATGTCTTAACTGGAAAACACCTTATGAAGTATTCTATGGGGAAAGTATGCACTTAATTTGA